In Pelmatolapia mariae isolate MD_Pm_ZW linkage group LG8, Pm_UMD_F_2, whole genome shotgun sequence, one genomic interval encodes:
- the LOC134633558 gene encoding SUN domain-containing protein 2-like isoform X5: protein MSDEDLQSWGWTDLSTYSSSDSEKEQQVTSFLRARVMSRRSLRLDEGLLDRSLPRGSASFSAGGGDWRSSRSLRSRRSQQHSVSCSESLLDAPHKPAIMALPNSSLHSVASDASLLSSLQNESSIQEQTQVDAFWGLDHDSDSKESTIAEPSSVALNSTLIGLDALCTKHPGQALSRVYCKDCSALKSEPPLDEKEAGSSSSKYTTDTSTLMVPGPSASEEPEPSTIYYRDRSRRRRTARPGRGGAMSLTESSQRELQPNGSLCNDCKDRRRAPMDAVTSSSSSSSWTSLVSCLLGFTWSAALFTASVLFDVAQRAARALGPQSRKAGSALWSAARSAGRTAGDAFRWLHTRWRHTTTNTQLSWFPVLLVVLSLLFLLFGLRWFGPAVLQLVLPAVNITEWRPAVSNVPALSTNSFLSSESQSGEGDVDESKEAGLLHSEPPPAETAAGEEEVEAAAEDAERLIRLEQSLMVLWERVEAGGRRAEQRHRELLRLYTGLQQQQLSSAQRDGVEASLSALLDQQLSELRRQLDEERQQREKARRQDLLQQQTQTSRLDQLELQLQKLVAKTKEVQWRREAAGSLLSPSPTTLPAAVSVDRQSHDALLAEVVRLEAALGEVRRDVELLSRCQDSCQQLTTIQQAILGQVSAQVREEVRALLFSNQLTAGGDAAALPESLLRWLSERYVSETDLQAALASLELSILQNVSLQLEQRRGEETVREPVLHAAKGVGATVTQEDVRAAVKNALQLFSEDRTGLADYALESGGGSILSTRCSETYETKAALLSLFGVPLWYFSQSPRAVIQPDVHPGNCWAFRGSTGFLVIRLSMRVLPSAFTLEHIPKALAPSGTLHSAPRDFAVYGLDNESRERGKLLGTYTYDQDGDALQTFAVSEENDEAFQIIEVQVLSNWGHEEYTCMYRFRVHGTPSDV, encoded by the exons ATGAGTGACGAGGACCTGCAGAGCTGGGGCTGGACTGACCT CTCCACCTACTCCTCGTCGGACTCTGAGAAGGAGCAGCAGGTCACCTCCTTCCTTCGGGCGAGGGTCATGTCGAGACGCAGCCTGCGGCTCGATGAAGGCCTGCTGGACCGCAGTCTTCCTCGTGGCAGCGCTTCCTTTAGTGCGGGAGGAGGCGACTGGAGGAGCAGCAG GTCGCTGAGGTCCCGTCGTTCCCAGCAGCACTCGGTCTCCTGCTCCGAGTCGCTCCTCGATGCGCCGCATAAACCTGCCATCATGGCACTCCCCAACAGCAGCCTCCACAGCGTGGCGTCCGACGCCTCCCTGCTCTCCTCCCTGCAGAACGAGTCCTCCATCCAGGAGCAAACGCAGGTCGATGCGTTCTGGG GTTTGGACCACGACTCGGATTCCAAAG AAAGCACCATCGCGGAGCCGAGCAGCGTCGCACTGAACAGTACTCTGATTGGTCTAGACGCCCTCTGCACCAAACACCCGGGCCAGGCGCTCAGCAGGGTTTACTGTAAAGACTGCAGCGCTCTGAAATCTGAGCCGCCGCTGGATGAGAAGGAGGCcggctcctcttcctccaaatACACCACAGACACCTCAACACTAATGGTACCGGGACCCTCAGCATCCGAGGAACCAGAACCTTCTACCATCTACTACAGAGACAGAAGCCGCAGGAGGAGGACGG CTCGACCCGGCCGCGGTGGAGCCATGAGCCTGACGGAGTCCAGCCAGAGGGAGCTACAGCCCAACGGATCTCTGT GTAACGACTGTAAGGACAGACGGCGCGCGCCGATGGATGCGGTCACGTCTTCTTCGTCCTCGTCCTCGTGGACCTCCCTGGTTTCCTGTTTGTTGGGGTTCACATGGAGCGCTGCTCTTTTCACAG cTTCGGTTCTCTTTGACGTCGCTCAGAGAGCGGCTCGGGCCCTCGGGCCTCAGAGCAGGAAAGCCGGTTCTGCTTTGTGGAGCGCCGCACGCTCTGCAG GTCGGACAGCAGGCGACGCCTTCAGGTGGCTCCACACACGGTGGCGTCAcaccaccacaaacacacagctgagTTG GTTTCCTGTCCTCCTGGTGGTTCTTTCTCTGCTGTTTCTCCTGTTCG GTCTGCGCTGGTTTGGTCCGGCTGTTTTACAATTGGTGCTTCCAGCTGTTAACATCACAGAGTGGAGGCCGGCGGTCTCCAATGTCCCCGCTCTGTCCACTAACAGCTTCCTGTCCTCTGAGAGCCAATCAGGAGAGGGCGACGTAGATGAGTCAAAGGAGGCGGGGCTGCTTCACAGCGAACCTCCACCAGCAGAAACGGCAGCAGGAGAGGAG GAAGTGGAGGCGGCGGCAGAAGATGCTGAGCGGCTCATTCGTCTGGAGCAGAGTCTGATGGTGCTGTGGGAGCGCGTGGAGGCCGGAGGACGGCGGGCGgagcaaagacacagagagcTGCTCCGGCTCTACACcggcctgcagcagcagcagctctcgTCTGCTCAGCGCGACGGCGTGGAGGCGTCGCTGAGCGCTCTGCTGGACCAGCAGCTGTCCGAGCTGAGGAGACAGCTGGACGAGGAGAGGCAGCAGAGGGAGAAG GCACGCCGGCAGGATCTGTTGCAGCAGCAGACGCAGACGTCTCGTCTGGATCAGCTcgagctgcagctgcagaaacTGGTGGCCAAAACGAAG GAGGTTCAGTGGAGACGTGAAGCTGCTGGATCTCTCCTCTCACCCTCGCCGACCACGcttcctgctgctgtcag TGTTGACCGGCAGTCCCATGATGCCTTGCTGGCGGAGGTGGTTCGGTTGGAGGCGGCTCTGGGGGAGGTCAGGCGGGACGTCGAGCTTCTGTCCAGATGTCAGGACAGCTGCCAACAGCTCACCACGATCCAGCAGGCG ATTCTGGGGCAGGTCTCCGCTCAGGTGCGAGAGGAAGTTCGGGCGCTGCTCTTCAGCAACCAGCTTACAGCGGGTGGAGACGCCGCCGCCCTCCCAGAGTCGCTCCTCCGGTGGCTCTCTGAGCGCTACGTGAGCGAGACGGACCTGCAGGCGGCGCTGGCCTCTCTGGAGCTCAGCATCCTGCAGAACGTCAGCCTGCAGCTGGAGCAGCGGCGTGGCGAGGAGACGGTCAGAGAGCCCGTCCTGCATGCTGCCAAGGGCGTCGGGGCCACGGTCACCCAGGAG GATGTCCGTGCGGCGGTGAAGAACGctctgcagctgttttctgAGGATCGAACCGGCCTGGCGGACTACGCTCTGGAGTCTGGAG GGGGCAGCATCCTGAGCACTCGCTGCTCAGAGACGTACGAGACGAAGGCGGCGCTGCTCAGCCTGTTCGGAGTCCCGCTCTGGTATTTCTCTCAGTCTCCCCGAGCTGTGATCCAG CCCGACGTCCACCCGGGGAACTGCTGGGCCTTCAGAGGCTCCACGGGCTTCCTGGTGATCCGGCTCTCCATGAGGGTCCTGCCCTCGGCCTTCACCCTCGAGCACATCCCCAAAGCCCTGGCCCCGAGCGGGACGCTGCACAGCGCCCCCCGAGACTTCGCCGTCTAC GGTCTGGATAATGAGAGCCGGGAGCGAGGCAAGCTGCTCGGCACCTACACCTATGACCAGGATGGAGACGCTCTGCAGACATTCGCTGTTTCA GAGGAGAACGACGAAGCCTTTCAGATCATCGAGGTCCAGGTTTTATCTAACTGGGGCCACGAGGAGTACACCTGCATGTACCGCTTCAGGGTACACGGGACGCCCAGCGACGTCTGA
- the LOC134633558 gene encoding SUN domain-containing protein 1-like isoform X9 yields MSDEDLQSWGWTDLSTYSSSDSEKEQQVTSFLRARVMSRRSLRLDEGLLDRSLPRGSASFSAGGGDWRSSRSLRSRRSQQHSVSCSESLLDAPHKPAIMALPNSSLHSVASDASLLSSLQNESSIQEQTQVDAFWGLDHDSDSKESTIAEPSSVALNSTLIGLDALCTKHPGQALSRVYCKDCSALKSEPPLDEKEAGSSSSKYTTDTSTLMVPGPSASEEPEPSTIYYRDRSRRRRTARPGRGGAMSLTESSQRELQPNGSLCRTAGDAFRWLHTRWRHTTTNTQLSWFPVLLVVLSLLFLLFGLRWFGPAVLQLVLPAVNITEWRPAVSNVPALSTNSFLSSESQSGEGDVDESKEAGLLHSEPPPAETAAGEEEVEAAAEDAERLIRLEQSLMVLWERVEAGGRRAEQRHRELLRLYTGLQQQQLSSAQRDGVEASLSALLDQQLSELRRQLDEERQQREKARRQDLLQQQTQTSRLDQLELQLQKLVAKTKEVQWRREAAGSLLSPSPTTLPAAVSVDRQSHDALLAEVVRLEAALGEVRRDVELLSRCQDSCQQLTTIQQAILGQVSAQVREEVRALLFSNQLTAGGDAAALPESLLRWLSERYVSETDLQAALASLELSILQNVSLQLEQRRGEETVREPVLHAAKGVGATVTQEDVRAAVKNALQLFSEDRTGLADYALESGGGSILSTRCSETYETKAALLSLFGVPLWYFSQSPRAVIQPDVHPGNCWAFRGSTGFLVIRLSMRVLPSAFTLEHIPKALAPSGTLHSAPRDFAVYGLDNESRERGKLLGTYTYDQDGDALQTFAVSEENDEAFQIIEVQVLSNWGHEEYTCMYRFRVHGTPSDV; encoded by the exons ATGAGTGACGAGGACCTGCAGAGCTGGGGCTGGACTGACCT CTCCACCTACTCCTCGTCGGACTCTGAGAAGGAGCAGCAGGTCACCTCCTTCCTTCGGGCGAGGGTCATGTCGAGACGCAGCCTGCGGCTCGATGAAGGCCTGCTGGACCGCAGTCTTCCTCGTGGCAGCGCTTCCTTTAGTGCGGGAGGAGGCGACTGGAGGAGCAGCAG GTCGCTGAGGTCCCGTCGTTCCCAGCAGCACTCGGTCTCCTGCTCCGAGTCGCTCCTCGATGCGCCGCATAAACCTGCCATCATGGCACTCCCCAACAGCAGCCTCCACAGCGTGGCGTCCGACGCCTCCCTGCTCTCCTCCCTGCAGAACGAGTCCTCCATCCAGGAGCAAACGCAGGTCGATGCGTTCTGGG GTTTGGACCACGACTCGGATTCCAAAG AAAGCACCATCGCGGAGCCGAGCAGCGTCGCACTGAACAGTACTCTGATTGGTCTAGACGCCCTCTGCACCAAACACCCGGGCCAGGCGCTCAGCAGGGTTTACTGTAAAGACTGCAGCGCTCTGAAATCTGAGCCGCCGCTGGATGAGAAGGAGGCcggctcctcttcctccaaatACACCACAGACACCTCAACACTAATGGTACCGGGACCCTCAGCATCCGAGGAACCAGAACCTTCTACCATCTACTACAGAGACAGAAGCCGCAGGAGGAGGACGG CTCGACCCGGCCGCGGTGGAGCCATGAGCCTGACGGAGTCCAGCCAGAGGGAGCTACAGCCCAACGGATCTCTGT GTCGGACAGCAGGCGACGCCTTCAGGTGGCTCCACACACGGTGGCGTCAcaccaccacaaacacacagctgagTTG GTTTCCTGTCCTCCTGGTGGTTCTTTCTCTGCTGTTTCTCCTGTTCG GTCTGCGCTGGTTTGGTCCGGCTGTTTTACAATTGGTGCTTCCAGCTGTTAACATCACAGAGTGGAGGCCGGCGGTCTCCAATGTCCCCGCTCTGTCCACTAACAGCTTCCTGTCCTCTGAGAGCCAATCAGGAGAGGGCGACGTAGATGAGTCAAAGGAGGCGGGGCTGCTTCACAGCGAACCTCCACCAGCAGAAACGGCAGCAGGAGAGGAG GAAGTGGAGGCGGCGGCAGAAGATGCTGAGCGGCTCATTCGTCTGGAGCAGAGTCTGATGGTGCTGTGGGAGCGCGTGGAGGCCGGAGGACGGCGGGCGgagcaaagacacagagagcTGCTCCGGCTCTACACcggcctgcagcagcagcagctctcgTCTGCTCAGCGCGACGGCGTGGAGGCGTCGCTGAGCGCTCTGCTGGACCAGCAGCTGTCCGAGCTGAGGAGACAGCTGGACGAGGAGAGGCAGCAGAGGGAGAAG GCACGCCGGCAGGATCTGTTGCAGCAGCAGACGCAGACGTCTCGTCTGGATCAGCTcgagctgcagctgcagaaacTGGTGGCCAAAACGAAG GAGGTTCAGTGGAGACGTGAAGCTGCTGGATCTCTCCTCTCACCCTCGCCGACCACGcttcctgctgctgtcag TGTTGACCGGCAGTCCCATGATGCCTTGCTGGCGGAGGTGGTTCGGTTGGAGGCGGCTCTGGGGGAGGTCAGGCGGGACGTCGAGCTTCTGTCCAGATGTCAGGACAGCTGCCAACAGCTCACCACGATCCAGCAGGCG ATTCTGGGGCAGGTCTCCGCTCAGGTGCGAGAGGAAGTTCGGGCGCTGCTCTTCAGCAACCAGCTTACAGCGGGTGGAGACGCCGCCGCCCTCCCAGAGTCGCTCCTCCGGTGGCTCTCTGAGCGCTACGTGAGCGAGACGGACCTGCAGGCGGCGCTGGCCTCTCTGGAGCTCAGCATCCTGCAGAACGTCAGCCTGCAGCTGGAGCAGCGGCGTGGCGAGGAGACGGTCAGAGAGCCCGTCCTGCATGCTGCCAAGGGCGTCGGGGCCACGGTCACCCAGGAG GATGTCCGTGCGGCGGTGAAGAACGctctgcagctgttttctgAGGATCGAACCGGCCTGGCGGACTACGCTCTGGAGTCTGGAG GGGGCAGCATCCTGAGCACTCGCTGCTCAGAGACGTACGAGACGAAGGCGGCGCTGCTCAGCCTGTTCGGAGTCCCGCTCTGGTATTTCTCTCAGTCTCCCCGAGCTGTGATCCAG CCCGACGTCCACCCGGGGAACTGCTGGGCCTTCAGAGGCTCCACGGGCTTCCTGGTGATCCGGCTCTCCATGAGGGTCCTGCCCTCGGCCTTCACCCTCGAGCACATCCCCAAAGCCCTGGCCCCGAGCGGGACGCTGCACAGCGCCCCCCGAGACTTCGCCGTCTAC GGTCTGGATAATGAGAGCCGGGAGCGAGGCAAGCTGCTCGGCACCTACACCTATGACCAGGATGGAGACGCTCTGCAGACATTCGCTGTTTCA GAGGAGAACGACGAAGCCTTTCAGATCATCGAGGTCCAGGTTTTATCTAACTGGGGCCACGAGGAGTACACCTGCATGTACCGCTTCAGGGTACACGGGACGCCCAGCGACGTCTGA
- the LOC134633558 gene encoding SUN domain-containing protein 1-like isoform X8, with amino-acid sequence MSDEDLQSWGWTDLSTYSSSDSEKEQQVTSFLRARVMSRRSLRLDEGLLDRSLPRGSASFSAGGGDWRSSRSLRSRRSQQHSVSCSESLLDAPHKPAIMALPNSSLHSVASDASLLSSLQNESSIQEQTQVDAFWGLDHDSDSKESTIAEPSSVALNSTLIGLDALCTKHPGQALSRVYCKDCSALKSEPPLDEKEAGSSSSKYTTDTSTLMVPGPSASEEPEPSTIYYRDRSRRRRTARPGRGGAMSLTESSQRELQPNGSLSSVLFDVAQRAARALGPQSRKAGSALWSAARSAGRTAGDAFRWLHTRWRHTTTNTQLSWFPVLLVVLSLLFLLFGLRWFGPAVLQLVLPAVNITEWRPAVSNVPALSTNSFLSSESQSGEGDVDESKEAGLLHSEPPPAETAAGEEEVEAAAEDAERLIRLEQSLMVLWERVEAGGRRAEQRHRELLRLYTGLQQQQLSSAQRDGVEASLSALLDQQLSELRRQLDEERQQREKARRQDLLQQQTQTSRLDQLELQLQKLVAKTKEVQWRREAAGSLLSPSPTTLPAAVSVDRQSHDALLAEVVRLEAALGEVRRDVELLSRCQDSCQQLTTIQQAILGQVSAQVREEVRALLFSNQLTAGGDAAALPESLLRWLSERYVSETDLQAALASLELSILQNVSLQLEQRRGEETVREPVLHAAKGVGATVTQEDVRAAVKNALQLFSEDRTGLADYALESGGGSILSTRCSETYETKAALLSLFGVPLWYFSQSPRAVIQPDVHPGNCWAFRGSTGFLVIRLSMRVLPSAFTLEHIPKALAPSGTLHSAPRDFAVYGLDNESRERGKLLGTYTYDQDGDALQTFAVSEENDEAFQIIEVQVLSNWGHEEYTCMYRFRVHGTPSDV; translated from the exons ATGAGTGACGAGGACCTGCAGAGCTGGGGCTGGACTGACCT CTCCACCTACTCCTCGTCGGACTCTGAGAAGGAGCAGCAGGTCACCTCCTTCCTTCGGGCGAGGGTCATGTCGAGACGCAGCCTGCGGCTCGATGAAGGCCTGCTGGACCGCAGTCTTCCTCGTGGCAGCGCTTCCTTTAGTGCGGGAGGAGGCGACTGGAGGAGCAGCAG GTCGCTGAGGTCCCGTCGTTCCCAGCAGCACTCGGTCTCCTGCTCCGAGTCGCTCCTCGATGCGCCGCATAAACCTGCCATCATGGCACTCCCCAACAGCAGCCTCCACAGCGTGGCGTCCGACGCCTCCCTGCTCTCCTCCCTGCAGAACGAGTCCTCCATCCAGGAGCAAACGCAGGTCGATGCGTTCTGGG GTTTGGACCACGACTCGGATTCCAAAG AAAGCACCATCGCGGAGCCGAGCAGCGTCGCACTGAACAGTACTCTGATTGGTCTAGACGCCCTCTGCACCAAACACCCGGGCCAGGCGCTCAGCAGGGTTTACTGTAAAGACTGCAGCGCTCTGAAATCTGAGCCGCCGCTGGATGAGAAGGAGGCcggctcctcttcctccaaatACACCACAGACACCTCAACACTAATGGTACCGGGACCCTCAGCATCCGAGGAACCAGAACCTTCTACCATCTACTACAGAGACAGAAGCCGCAGGAGGAGGACGG CTCGACCCGGCCGCGGTGGAGCCATGAGCCTGACGGAGTCCAGCCAGAGGGAGCTACAGCCCAACGGATCTCTGT cTTCGGTTCTCTTTGACGTCGCTCAGAGAGCGGCTCGGGCCCTCGGGCCTCAGAGCAGGAAAGCCGGTTCTGCTTTGTGGAGCGCCGCACGCTCTGCAG GTCGGACAGCAGGCGACGCCTTCAGGTGGCTCCACACACGGTGGCGTCAcaccaccacaaacacacagctgagTTG GTTTCCTGTCCTCCTGGTGGTTCTTTCTCTGCTGTTTCTCCTGTTCG GTCTGCGCTGGTTTGGTCCGGCTGTTTTACAATTGGTGCTTCCAGCTGTTAACATCACAGAGTGGAGGCCGGCGGTCTCCAATGTCCCCGCTCTGTCCACTAACAGCTTCCTGTCCTCTGAGAGCCAATCAGGAGAGGGCGACGTAGATGAGTCAAAGGAGGCGGGGCTGCTTCACAGCGAACCTCCACCAGCAGAAACGGCAGCAGGAGAGGAG GAAGTGGAGGCGGCGGCAGAAGATGCTGAGCGGCTCATTCGTCTGGAGCAGAGTCTGATGGTGCTGTGGGAGCGCGTGGAGGCCGGAGGACGGCGGGCGgagcaaagacacagagagcTGCTCCGGCTCTACACcggcctgcagcagcagcagctctcgTCTGCTCAGCGCGACGGCGTGGAGGCGTCGCTGAGCGCTCTGCTGGACCAGCAGCTGTCCGAGCTGAGGAGACAGCTGGACGAGGAGAGGCAGCAGAGGGAGAAG GCACGCCGGCAGGATCTGTTGCAGCAGCAGACGCAGACGTCTCGTCTGGATCAGCTcgagctgcagctgcagaaacTGGTGGCCAAAACGAAG GAGGTTCAGTGGAGACGTGAAGCTGCTGGATCTCTCCTCTCACCCTCGCCGACCACGcttcctgctgctgtcag TGTTGACCGGCAGTCCCATGATGCCTTGCTGGCGGAGGTGGTTCGGTTGGAGGCGGCTCTGGGGGAGGTCAGGCGGGACGTCGAGCTTCTGTCCAGATGTCAGGACAGCTGCCAACAGCTCACCACGATCCAGCAGGCG ATTCTGGGGCAGGTCTCCGCTCAGGTGCGAGAGGAAGTTCGGGCGCTGCTCTTCAGCAACCAGCTTACAGCGGGTGGAGACGCCGCCGCCCTCCCAGAGTCGCTCCTCCGGTGGCTCTCTGAGCGCTACGTGAGCGAGACGGACCTGCAGGCGGCGCTGGCCTCTCTGGAGCTCAGCATCCTGCAGAACGTCAGCCTGCAGCTGGAGCAGCGGCGTGGCGAGGAGACGGTCAGAGAGCCCGTCCTGCATGCTGCCAAGGGCGTCGGGGCCACGGTCACCCAGGAG GATGTCCGTGCGGCGGTGAAGAACGctctgcagctgttttctgAGGATCGAACCGGCCTGGCGGACTACGCTCTGGAGTCTGGAG GGGGCAGCATCCTGAGCACTCGCTGCTCAGAGACGTACGAGACGAAGGCGGCGCTGCTCAGCCTGTTCGGAGTCCCGCTCTGGTATTTCTCTCAGTCTCCCCGAGCTGTGATCCAG CCCGACGTCCACCCGGGGAACTGCTGGGCCTTCAGAGGCTCCACGGGCTTCCTGGTGATCCGGCTCTCCATGAGGGTCCTGCCCTCGGCCTTCACCCTCGAGCACATCCCCAAAGCCCTGGCCCCGAGCGGGACGCTGCACAGCGCCCCCCGAGACTTCGCCGTCTAC GGTCTGGATAATGAGAGCCGGGAGCGAGGCAAGCTGCTCGGCACCTACACCTATGACCAGGATGGAGACGCTCTGCAGACATTCGCTGTTTCA GAGGAGAACGACGAAGCCTTTCAGATCATCGAGGTCCAGGTTTTATCTAACTGGGGCCACGAGGAGTACACCTGCATGTACCGCTTCAGGGTACACGGGACGCCCAGCGACGTCTGA
- the LOC134633558 gene encoding SUN domain-containing protein 1-like isoform X7, whose protein sequence is MSDEDLQSWGWTDLSTYSSSDSEKEQQVTSFLRARVMSRRSLRLDEGLLDRSLPRGSASFSAGGGDWRSSRSLRSRRSQQHSVSCSESLLDAPHKPAIMALPNSSLHSVASDASLLSSLQNESSIQEQTQVDAFWGLDHDSDSKESTIAEPSSVALNSTLIGLDALCTKHPGQALSRVYCKDCSALKSEPPLDEKEAGSSSSKYTTDTSTLMVPGPSASEEPEPSTIYYRDRSRRRRTDVLQLWLDSCLLCIRRAAACCVSLLMHTWQVCRGLKVNIQADNGHRARPGRGGAMSLTESSQRELQPNGSLCRTAGDAFRWLHTRWRHTTTNTQLSWFPVLLVVLSLLFLLFGLRWFGPAVLQLVLPAVNITEWRPAVSNVPALSTNSFLSSESQSGEGDVDESKEAGLLHSEPPPAETAAGEEEVEAAAEDAERLIRLEQSLMVLWERVEAGGRRAEQRHRELLRLYTGLQQQQLSSAQRDGVEASLSALLDQQLSELRRQLDEERQQREKARRQDLLQQQTQTSRLDQLELQLQKLVAKTKEVQWRREAAGSLLSPSPTTLPAAVSVDRQSHDALLAEVVRLEAALGEVRRDVELLSRCQDSCQQLTTIQQAILGQVSAQVREEVRALLFSNQLTAGGDAAALPESLLRWLSERYVSETDLQAALASLELSILQNVSLQLEQRRGEETVREPVLHAAKGVGATVTQEDVRAAVKNALQLFSEDRTGLADYALESGGGSILSTRCSETYETKAALLSLFGVPLWYFSQSPRAVIQPDVHPGNCWAFRGSTGFLVIRLSMRVLPSAFTLEHIPKALAPSGTLHSAPRDFAVYGLDNESRERGKLLGTYTYDQDGDALQTFAVSEENDEAFQIIEVQVLSNWGHEEYTCMYRFRVHGTPSDV, encoded by the exons ATGAGTGACGAGGACCTGCAGAGCTGGGGCTGGACTGACCT CTCCACCTACTCCTCGTCGGACTCTGAGAAGGAGCAGCAGGTCACCTCCTTCCTTCGGGCGAGGGTCATGTCGAGACGCAGCCTGCGGCTCGATGAAGGCCTGCTGGACCGCAGTCTTCCTCGTGGCAGCGCTTCCTTTAGTGCGGGAGGAGGCGACTGGAGGAGCAGCAG GTCGCTGAGGTCCCGTCGTTCCCAGCAGCACTCGGTCTCCTGCTCCGAGTCGCTCCTCGATGCGCCGCATAAACCTGCCATCATGGCACTCCCCAACAGCAGCCTCCACAGCGTGGCGTCCGACGCCTCCCTGCTCTCCTCCCTGCAGAACGAGTCCTCCATCCAGGAGCAAACGCAGGTCGATGCGTTCTGGG GTTTGGACCACGACTCGGATTCCAAAG AAAGCACCATCGCGGAGCCGAGCAGCGTCGCACTGAACAGTACTCTGATTGGTCTAGACGCCCTCTGCACCAAACACCCGGGCCAGGCGCTCAGCAGGGTTTACTGTAAAGACTGCAGCGCTCTGAAATCTGAGCCGCCGCTGGATGAGAAGGAGGCcggctcctcttcctccaaatACACCACAGACACCTCAACACTAATGGTACCGGGACCCTCAGCATCCGAGGAACCAGAACCTTCTACCATCTACTACAGAGACAGAAGCCGCAGGAGGAGGACGG ATGTGCTGCAGCTGTGGCTCGACTCGTGTTTGCTGTGTATCAGGAGAGCCGCCGCCTGCTGCGTGTCTCTGCTGATGCACACCTGGCAGGTGTGTCGGGGGTTAAAGGTCAACATACAGGCTGATAACGGACACAGAG CTCGACCCGGCCGCGGTGGAGCCATGAGCCTGACGGAGTCCAGCCAGAGGGAGCTACAGCCCAACGGATCTCTGT GTCGGACAGCAGGCGACGCCTTCAGGTGGCTCCACACACGGTGGCGTCAcaccaccacaaacacacagctgagTTG GTTTCCTGTCCTCCTGGTGGTTCTTTCTCTGCTGTTTCTCCTGTTCG GTCTGCGCTGGTTTGGTCCGGCTGTTTTACAATTGGTGCTTCCAGCTGTTAACATCACAGAGTGGAGGCCGGCGGTCTCCAATGTCCCCGCTCTGTCCACTAACAGCTTCCTGTCCTCTGAGAGCCAATCAGGAGAGGGCGACGTAGATGAGTCAAAGGAGGCGGGGCTGCTTCACAGCGAACCTCCACCAGCAGAAACGGCAGCAGGAGAGGAG GAAGTGGAGGCGGCGGCAGAAGATGCTGAGCGGCTCATTCGTCTGGAGCAGAGTCTGATGGTGCTGTGGGAGCGCGTGGAGGCCGGAGGACGGCGGGCGgagcaaagacacagagagcTGCTCCGGCTCTACACcggcctgcagcagcagcagctctcgTCTGCTCAGCGCGACGGCGTGGAGGCGTCGCTGAGCGCTCTGCTGGACCAGCAGCTGTCCGAGCTGAGGAGACAGCTGGACGAGGAGAGGCAGCAGAGGGAGAAG GCACGCCGGCAGGATCTGTTGCAGCAGCAGACGCAGACGTCTCGTCTGGATCAGCTcgagctgcagctgcagaaacTGGTGGCCAAAACGAAG GAGGTTCAGTGGAGACGTGAAGCTGCTGGATCTCTCCTCTCACCCTCGCCGACCACGcttcctgctgctgtcag TGTTGACCGGCAGTCCCATGATGCCTTGCTGGCGGAGGTGGTTCGGTTGGAGGCGGCTCTGGGGGAGGTCAGGCGGGACGTCGAGCTTCTGTCCAGATGTCAGGACAGCTGCCAACAGCTCACCACGATCCAGCAGGCG ATTCTGGGGCAGGTCTCCGCTCAGGTGCGAGAGGAAGTTCGGGCGCTGCTCTTCAGCAACCAGCTTACAGCGGGTGGAGACGCCGCCGCCCTCCCAGAGTCGCTCCTCCGGTGGCTCTCTGAGCGCTACGTGAGCGAGACGGACCTGCAGGCGGCGCTGGCCTCTCTGGAGCTCAGCATCCTGCAGAACGTCAGCCTGCAGCTGGAGCAGCGGCGTGGCGAGGAGACGGTCAGAGAGCCCGTCCTGCATGCTGCCAAGGGCGTCGGGGCCACGGTCACCCAGGAG GATGTCCGTGCGGCGGTGAAGAACGctctgcagctgttttctgAGGATCGAACCGGCCTGGCGGACTACGCTCTGGAGTCTGGAG GGGGCAGCATCCTGAGCACTCGCTGCTCAGAGACGTACGAGACGAAGGCGGCGCTGCTCAGCCTGTTCGGAGTCCCGCTCTGGTATTTCTCTCAGTCTCCCCGAGCTGTGATCCAG CCCGACGTCCACCCGGGGAACTGCTGGGCCTTCAGAGGCTCCACGGGCTTCCTGGTGATCCGGCTCTCCATGAGGGTCCTGCCCTCGGCCTTCACCCTCGAGCACATCCCCAAAGCCCTGGCCCCGAGCGGGACGCTGCACAGCGCCCCCCGAGACTTCGCCGTCTAC GGTCTGGATAATGAGAGCCGGGAGCGAGGCAAGCTGCTCGGCACCTACACCTATGACCAGGATGGAGACGCTCTGCAGACATTCGCTGTTTCA GAGGAGAACGACGAAGCCTTTCAGATCATCGAGGTCCAGGTTTTATCTAACTGGGGCCACGAGGAGTACACCTGCATGTACCGCTTCAGGGTACACGGGACGCCCAGCGACGTCTGA